CATGGCCCGCTCGCGCCAATGCGATATCGCAAAGGTGCGGCCCTTGCCGGACATCGGCGGTGTGCCGCGCGCGGTCACGTCTCCACCCTTCTCGCCGACCGTTCATTAAGAAGGTTCAACCTAGAAACGGCAGTTGACCGCTTCGCGATCGATTCAAGTCGCTGAAATCGGGTCGAATCTCTGCGCGACTCGGATTCACCGGCTGGGTGAGGGGCGCTACGACCCCCGGCGCGGCGCCCGGCGGTGTTACAACGCGTTGCAATCGCTCGGCTATTGCGCGTCCTTGTGCCTTGCCGGACATCCCGCGGGACGCACGTCAGAGGCCGTCCAACTGCCGCTTCTAGGTTCAAACGCGTATTCGCAGGCCCACTTCGGTCTTCCAGGGAGTTGCACGGTTGCCGCCGTACTTCGGACTCGCTCGACGCGCTATCGGCGAAGCGCCCCGGCCCGCTTCAGGTCTTCGTCGTCAGGTGTCCTTGTCCTTGCTTGGGGCGTAGAGCGATGGGGAGGGGAAGGGTGTGACGTTGGACCGCTCTCCGACCTCGTGGATCTTCCCCGTGCCCTCTTTGGCGACTTCGTCGATGCGCACGACGGCGTGGATCGGGATCATGCTGCGTTGCACGCCCTTGAATTCGGTCTTCAATCGCTCTTCGGCCGGATCGACGAGAACCGACGAGGCCTCGCCGAACAGGATCTCCTCGATCTCGATG
This portion of the Thioflavicoccus mobilis 8321 genome encodes:
- a CDS encoding DUF1820 family protein, encoding MRVFRVAFFNQGKVYEVYARRVRQSELYGFIEIEEILFGEASSVLVDPAEERLKTEFKGVQRSMIPIHAVVRIDEVAKEGTGKIHEVGERSNVTPFPSPSLYAPSKDKDT